A region of Candidatus Baltobacteraceae bacterium DNA encodes the following proteins:
- the purM gene encoding phosphoribosylformylglycinamidine cyclo-ligase: MTTPRSTDAYAQAGVDIAAGNEAVARYKGVTAGWRHPDQLDALGGFGGLFKMPGDDGRALVASADGVGTKILIAAEMGRYDSVGADLVNHCVNDILVVNATPLFFLDYFAVGKLDPQVAADVVKGCYEACRRNNCALLGGETAEMPGLYAPGHFDLAGTIVGVVDIADVPNAATVEPGDAIVGLPSVGLHTNGYTLARKLIPAAEWPDAFDGRTFGDALLAEHPSYLPEVRAIQRVATVKTMAHITGGGLLENVPRTLPPAAKAVFEQSRWQIPPLFGELCRRGNLAHEDRYRTFNMGIGYTLIVPLADAAKAVAAVPGANVIGWIEARRETEAQVVVHPARA; encoded by the coding sequence ATGACCACCCCTCGCTCCACCGACGCCTACGCGCAGGCCGGAGTCGATATCGCCGCCGGAAACGAGGCGGTCGCCCGCTATAAGGGCGTCACGGCGGGATGGCGGCACCCGGATCAGCTCGACGCGCTCGGCGGCTTTGGCGGGCTGTTCAAGATGCCGGGCGACGACGGACGCGCGCTCGTGGCCTCGGCCGACGGCGTCGGCACCAAAATCCTGATCGCCGCCGAGATGGGCCGTTACGACTCGGTCGGCGCGGATCTCGTGAATCATTGCGTCAACGATATCTTGGTCGTGAACGCGACGCCGTTGTTTTTTCTCGACTACTTTGCGGTCGGCAAACTCGATCCGCAGGTTGCCGCCGACGTCGTTAAAGGGTGCTACGAGGCTTGCCGCCGGAACAATTGCGCGTTGCTGGGCGGCGAAACGGCCGAGATGCCCGGTCTCTATGCTCCCGGTCACTTCGATCTCGCGGGAACGATCGTGGGCGTCGTCGATATCGCCGACGTTCCGAACGCAGCGACTGTTGAGCCGGGCGATGCGATCGTGGGGTTGCCGTCGGTGGGGCTACACACCAACGGCTACACGCTCGCGCGCAAGCTGATTCCCGCGGCCGAGTGGCCGGACGCGTTTGACGGCCGAACCTTCGGCGATGCGCTGTTGGCCGAGCACCCATCGTACCTGCCGGAAGTGCGCGCGATTCAGCGCGTCGCTACCGTGAAGACGATGGCGCACATTACCGGCGGCGGCCTGCTCGAGAACGTTCCGCGGACGCTTCCGCCGGCGGCGAAGGCCGTCTTCGAGCAATCGCGCTGGCAGATTCCGCCGCTCTTTGGCGAGTTGTGCCGGCGCGGCAATCTCGCGCACGAGGATCGCTACCGCACGTTTAACATGGGCATCGGATATACACTGATCGTTCCGCTCGCCGACGCCGCAAAGGCGGTCGCAGCGGTGCCGGGTGCCAACGTGATCGGCTGGATCGAGGCGCGTCGCGAGACCGAAGCGCAAGTCGTCGTTCATCCCGCTCGCGCTTGA
- a CDS encoding leucyl aminopeptidase has protein sequence MQVRIANDAPGSVRAGALVVPVFSDNALDGAAKAIDADLGGAIAEILKCGEIKGKLCELSLVHARDKSYSRVLVIGLGESAKFEPWMLARYAGTAVRYLGRRNVSEIAFALPSQAAGSETAAASFVAEGAIAGSFDTTSYQKEPDKRSDTVQRVAILSNGLDATALQAGIDRGTIVGESVNVARRLALTPANDMTPTHLADEATKVAKETGLELDILDEARARAEGMGSFLSVAQGSAQPPKFIVLTYKGDPSSKEILALVGKGITFDTGGISLKPPDRMEEMKYDMSGGAGVIAAMRAIGKLKPKLNVIGIVPATENMPGGKATKPGDVFTAMNGKTIEVINTDAEGRLVLCDALCYASKLGATKIVDVATLTGACVIALGHAASAAVSNNDEFANAFLAAAKPTGERYWQMPLYDDYTTAMKSDIADLKNTGGRPAGTLTAAAFLRAFVGETPWVHLDIAGTAYLDGESAWQAKGPTGTPVRAFVALVEQLAGTPVHNNGATKVPA, from the coding sequence ATGCAAGTTCGTATCGCAAATGATGCGCCGGGTTCGGTACGTGCCGGAGCACTCGTCGTTCCCGTCTTCTCCGACAACGCACTCGACGGCGCTGCCAAGGCCATCGACGCCGACCTCGGCGGCGCGATTGCCGAGATCCTCAAGTGCGGGGAGATCAAAGGCAAGCTTTGCGAACTGAGCCTGGTCCACGCCCGCGACAAAAGTTATAGCCGCGTGCTCGTGATCGGCCTTGGCGAGAGCGCGAAGTTCGAGCCGTGGATGCTCGCGCGCTATGCCGGCACCGCCGTTCGTTATCTCGGCCGCCGCAACGTGTCGGAGATCGCGTTTGCGCTTCCGTCCCAAGCGGCCGGCAGCGAAACCGCGGCCGCATCGTTCGTTGCCGAAGGCGCGATCGCGGGCAGCTTCGATACGACCTCCTATCAGAAGGAGCCGGACAAACGCAGCGACACCGTGCAGCGCGTTGCGATTCTCTCGAACGGACTCGACGCGACGGCGCTCCAGGCCGGGATCGATCGCGGCACGATCGTCGGCGAATCGGTCAACGTCGCGCGCCGCCTCGCACTGACGCCGGCGAACGACATGACGCCGACGCACCTGGCGGATGAAGCGACGAAGGTTGCCAAAGAGACCGGGCTCGAGCTGGATATTCTCGACGAAGCGCGCGCGCGTGCCGAAGGCATGGGCTCGTTTCTCTCCGTCGCGCAAGGCAGCGCGCAGCCGCCGAAGTTCATCGTACTGACCTACAAAGGCGACCCGTCGAGCAAAGAGATTCTGGCACTCGTCGGCAAGGGCATCACATTCGATACCGGCGGTATCTCGCTCAAACCGCCCGACCGCATGGAAGAGATGAAATACGACATGTCCGGCGGCGCCGGCGTGATCGCGGCGATGCGTGCGATCGGTAAACTCAAACCGAAGCTCAACGTGATCGGTATCGTTCCGGCGACCGAGAATATGCCCGGCGGCAAGGCGACGAAGCCCGGCGACGTCTTTACCGCCATGAACGGCAAGACGATCGAAGTGATCAACACCGACGCCGAGGGCCGGCTGGTTCTCTGCGACGCGCTCTGTTACGCCTCCAAACTCGGCGCGACGAAGATCGTCGACGTCGCCACGCTCACGGGCGCGTGCGTCATCGCTCTCGGTCACGCAGCGAGCGCCGCCGTCAGCAACAACGACGAGTTCGCGAACGCATTCCTCGCCGCGGCCAAGCCGACCGGCGAACGTTATTGGCAGATGCCGCTCTACGACGACTACACGACCGCAATGAAGAGCGACATCGCCGATCTCAAAAACACCGGCGGACGCCCTGCCGGCACGTTGACCGCCGCCGCATTTCTGCGCGCGTTCGTCGGCGAGACGCCGTGGGTGCACCTCGATATCGCCGGCACCGCATATCTCGACGGCGAGTCGGCCTGGCAAGCCAAGGGCCCAACTGGAACGCCGGTTCGCGCCTTCGTAGCCCTCGTCGAACAACTCGCAGGCACCCCCGTCCACAACAACGGCGCCACCAAAGTCCCCGCCTAA
- a CDS encoding methylated-DNA--[protein]-cysteine S-methyltransferase — protein MSTEYDRIAEAIDYLSRHVAEQPQLDDIATTVGVSPFHLQRMFRRWAGITPKQFLQFLTLERAKELLDERRSVLEVALESGLSSPARVHDHFVTLEAVTPGEYKGRGAGLAIRYGVAPTIFGTAFVAQTERGICAFAFVDNDLAQQVDDLRERWNAAELTRDDATAADAVTRIFDGNPDASEPLRLVARGTNFQVRVWRALLDIPFGEVRSYEQLARAIGSPKAARAVGNALARNTVGFLIPCHRVILSTGAVGSYRWSPHRKRALLAWEAARSTPA, from the coding sequence ATGAGTACCGAGTACGACCGGATCGCCGAAGCGATCGACTATCTTAGCCGGCACGTCGCCGAACAGCCGCAGCTCGACGATATCGCGACCACCGTCGGCGTGAGTCCGTTTCATCTGCAGCGAATGTTTCGCCGCTGGGCCGGCATCACGCCGAAGCAGTTTCTGCAATTCCTCACGCTCGAACGCGCGAAAGAACTCCTCGACGAACGCCGCAGCGTACTCGAGGTCGCGCTCGAGAGCGGACTCTCGAGCCCGGCGCGCGTGCACGATCACTTCGTTACGCTCGAGGCCGTAACGCCCGGAGAATACAAAGGGCGCGGCGCCGGCCTCGCGATTCGCTACGGCGTCGCTCCGACGATCTTCGGCACCGCGTTCGTCGCGCAGACCGAACGCGGCATCTGCGCCTTCGCGTTCGTCGATAACGATCTCGCGCAGCAGGTCGACGATTTACGCGAACGATGGAACGCGGCCGAACTCACGCGCGACGACGCGACGGCGGCCGACGCCGTGACGCGCATCTTCGACGGCAACCCCGATGCTTCCGAACCCCTGCGGCTCGTCGCCCGCGGTACCAACTTCCAGGTGCGCGTCTGGCGCGCGCTGCTCGATATTCCGTTTGGTGAAGTGCGGTCGTACGAACAGCTCGCGCGGGCGATCGGTTCGCCCAAGGCCGCGCGCGCCGTCGGGAACGCGCTCGCGCGCAACACCGTCGGATTTCTCATCCCGTGCCATCGCGTCATTCTCAGTACCGGCGCCGTCGGCAGCTATCGCTGGTCGCCGCATCGCAAACGCGCGCTGCTCGCGTGGGAGGCCGCGCGAAGCACTCCGGCGTGA
- the panB gene encoding 3-methyl-2-oxobutanoate hydroxymethyltransferase → MTTPPSTVPEPAESRPYVPATGAAVRRLTAGAIARRKGKAIFPVVTAYDAPFGHFAEDAGIDVILVGDSLGNVVLGYDETTPVTLEDMIHHSQAVVRGTARAHVMVDLPFGSYQVSDEDAVRSSIRLVKEGGACSVKMEGGEHVAERIAAIVGAGIPVVGHIGVTPQTAGLGPGYKQRNNREQLLADARAVEAAGAYAIVLEVIDHEIAREITQTTKIPTIGIGAGPHCDSQVLVIYDLLGLYEHAPSFVKRYADIGTAATEALRTYAHEVRAGAFPEG, encoded by the coding sequence GTGACAACTCCGCCAAGCACCGTTCCCGAGCCGGCCGAGTCCCGGCCGTACGTCCCCGCAACCGGCGCCGCCGTAAGACGCCTGACCGCCGGCGCGATCGCGCGACGCAAAGGCAAAGCGATCTTTCCGGTCGTTACCGCGTACGACGCTCCGTTCGGCCACTTCGCGGAGGACGCGGGGATCGACGTCATTCTCGTTGGCGATAGCCTCGGCAACGTCGTGTTGGGATACGACGAGACGACGCCGGTCACGCTCGAGGATATGATCCATCATTCGCAAGCGGTCGTTCGTGGAACGGCCCGCGCTCACGTGATGGTCGATCTTCCCTTCGGCTCCTATCAGGTTAGCGACGAAGATGCCGTGCGTAGTTCGATTCGCCTAGTTAAAGAGGGCGGCGCCTGTTCGGTCAAAATGGAAGGCGGCGAGCACGTCGCCGAACGCATCGCCGCGATCGTCGGAGCGGGCATTCCGGTCGTCGGCCACATCGGCGTCACGCCGCAAACCGCCGGTTTGGGACCGGGATACAAACAGCGCAACAATCGCGAGCAGTTACTGGCCGACGCGCGCGCGGTCGAAGCCGCGGGCGCGTACGCGATCGTCCTCGAAGTCATCGATCACGAGATCGCGCGCGAGATCACGCAGACGACCAAAATTCCGACCATCGGCATCGGCGCGGGCCCGCACTGCGATTCCCAGGTGCTCGTTATCTACGATCTGCTCGGTTTGTACGAGCACGCGCCGAGTTTCGTCAAACGCTATGCGGATATCGGAACGGCCGCCACCGAGGCACTCCGTACGTACGCGCACGAAGTGCGCGCCGGAGCGTTTCCCGAAGGTTAA
- the purF gene encoding amidophosphoribosyltransferase, with protein sequence MCGIAGVFAPGREASRLAFFALFALQHRGQESAGIAAADGTTLRSHKDMGLIGQIFDEDVLAPLTGHIAVGHTRYSTSGSSVVVNAQPLLERSDIGDFAFAHNGNLTNTDELRATLSPTIVLRATSDSEVMAKLLVETPGTMLERIDAVIRRARGAYSIVLCTDDELYAFRDPWGVRPLSLGKFPDGGYAVASETCALSTIGAEFVREVGAGEIVRVSKDGTLYSHRVETNETPALCMFEYIYFARPDSQLNGQSIYMARHRMGRQLAKEHPVEADVVMAVPDSAIPGGIGFADESGLPYVEGLIKNRYIGRTFINPDQKIRSRGVHMKFNPIVENLRGRRVIVVDDSIVRGTTTPRIVQLLREAGALEVHVRITSPPIKHPCYHGVDMATYDELIGANYSVEEIRQKIGADSLGYLSIDGLIAATERKRDEMCLGCLNGTYPNLPAAFLPRVLA encoded by the coding sequence ATGTGCGGCATCGCCGGAGTCTTCGCGCCCGGTCGTGAAGCCTCGCGGCTCGCGTTCTTTGCGCTCTTCGCGCTACAGCATCGCGGCCAGGAGTCGGCCGGGATCGCCGCCGCCGACGGAACCACGCTGCGCTCCCACAAAGATATGGGCCTGATCGGCCAAATCTTCGATGAAGACGTGCTCGCGCCGCTCACCGGGCACATCGCGGTCGGCCACACGCGCTACTCGACGAGCGGCTCCTCGGTCGTGGTCAACGCGCAGCCGCTGCTCGAGCGCAGCGATATCGGCGACTTCGCCTTCGCGCATAACGGCAATCTCACGAACACCGACGAATTGCGCGCGACGCTTTCGCCCACGATCGTACTGCGGGCCACCTCCGATTCCGAAGTCATGGCGAAACTGCTGGTCGAAACGCCAGGCACCATGCTCGAGCGGATCGATGCCGTGATCCGTCGGGCGCGCGGCGCGTATTCGATCGTGCTCTGTACCGACGACGAACTCTACGCTTTTCGCGATCCGTGGGGCGTTCGGCCGCTTTCCTTGGGCAAGTTTCCCGACGGCGGTTATGCGGTGGCATCCGAAACGTGCGCGCTCTCGACCATCGGTGCGGAGTTCGTGCGCGAAGTCGGCGCCGGCGAGATCGTGCGCGTGAGTAAAGACGGCACGTTGTATTCGCATCGCGTCGAGACCAACGAAACGCCCGCGCTCTGCATGTTCGAATACATTTATTTCGCGCGGCCGGATTCGCAGCTCAACGGACAGTCGATCTACATGGCGCGTCATCGGATGGGGCGGCAACTCGCCAAAGAGCATCCCGTTGAGGCCGACGTCGTGATGGCCGTTCCGGACTCCGCCATTCCCGGCGGCATCGGCTTCGCGGACGAAAGCGGGCTGCCGTACGTCGAGGGCTTGATCAAAAATCGCTACATCGGGCGCACGTTCATCAACCCCGATCAAAAGATCCGCAGCCGCGGCGTGCACATGAAGTTCAATCCGATCGTGGAGAATTTAAGGGGCCGCCGGGTTATCGTGGTCGACGACTCGATCGTTCGCGGAACGACCACGCCGCGCATCGTGCAGCTCTTGCGCGAAGCGGGGGCGCTCGAGGTCCACGTTCGCATCACCTCGCCGCCGATCAAGCACCCGTGCTACCACGGCGTCGACATGGCCACCTACGACGAACTGATCGGCGCGAACTACTCGGTCGAAGAGATTCGCCAAAAAATCGGCGCGGATTCGCTGGGCTACTTAAGCATCGACGGGTTGATCGCCGCGACCGAGCGCAAACGCGACGAGATGTGCCTGGGCTGTCTCAACGGTACCTATCCGAATCTTCCGGCCGCGTTCTTACCGCGCGTGTTGGCTTAA
- a CDS encoding Bax inhibitor-1 family protein, producing the protein MAYRIQPQPQYALGAPAIPVQTLLGQVLGITGLGLVVTAVAAYLFQGYGNFGLGLIAMLIGFGLLFAINGTRANGALSLMLFYAFTFLEGIGIAPVIGHYLRAIGPEVVTQAAATTGIGMFGFAAVVYATGLDLRRFSGIAFGALIALVLVGVVSVFTHWIHPTVYSWLTLAIFSFLVLIDFARIRAGGDGLTPVQLAVSIYLDAINIFLALLQIFGGGRRSND; encoded by the coding sequence ATGGCTTATCGAATTCAACCCCAGCCGCAATACGCGCTCGGCGCCCCGGCGATTCCGGTCCAAACGCTCCTCGGCCAAGTGCTGGGGATCACCGGACTCGGGCTAGTGGTGACCGCGGTTGCGGCCTATCTTTTTCAAGGGTACGGCAACTTCGGTCTCGGTCTGATCGCGATGCTGATCGGCTTCGGCCTGCTCTTCGCGATCAACGGCACGCGCGCGAACGGCGCGCTCTCGCTGATGCTGTTTTACGCGTTCACCTTTCTCGAGGGAATCGGCATCGCGCCGGTCATCGGGCATTATCTGCGCGCGATCGGCCCGGAGGTGGTAACCCAAGCCGCGGCGACTACGGGCATTGGCATGTTCGGGTTCGCTGCGGTCGTTTATGCGACCGGTTTGGACCTGCGGCGTTTCTCAGGCATAGCATTCGGCGCCCTGATTGCCTTAGTGCTCGTCGGCGTGGTGAGCGTTTTCACGCACTGGATCCACCCGACGGTCTACTCTTGGCTCACGCTCGCGATCTTTTCGTTCCTCGTGCTCATCGATTTCGCTCGCATCCGCGCGGGCGGCGATGGGCTGACTCCGGTGCAGCTTGCAGTCTCGATCTATCTGGACGCGATCAACATTTTTCTCGCCCTGCTCCAAATCTTCGGCGGTGGACGCCGCAGCAACGACTGA
- a CDS encoding catalase yields the protein MSDPTSTNGNATPEILTTNFGAPVSDNQNSMSAGNPGPLLIADYHLLEKNAHFNRERVPERVVHAKGAGAFGYFEVTNDVTPYTKAALFASKGKRTEMLARFSTVAGERGAADTERDPRGFALKFYTEEGNYDLVGNNTPIFFIRDPLKFPDFIHSQKRHPQTNLRDNDMQWDFWSLSPESLHQVTYLMGDRGIPQSHQFMNGYGSHTYSWINADGKMVWVKYHMKTEQGIRNFTRQEAAAVVAADPDYATRTLFDQIEKGEPACWKMYVQIMPLEDAASYRFDPFDVTKVWSHKDYPLLEVGRIVLDKNPDNYFAQIEQAAFEPSNVVPGIWFSPDKMLQGRIFAYADAHRYRIGPNYHQLPVNQAKNAPVHNYGRDGNMNAGENGGKAINYEPNSRNGPVEAKQFMEPSQAVAGETGRFEQHAVRNDNYTQPGDLYRLMDAGAQDRLVDAVVTGMKPVRKEVQQRQVEHWRKVDASLGERVGQGLGLGQPART from the coding sequence ATGAGCGATCCAACCTCGACCAACGGGAACGCTACACCCGAGATTCTGACGACCAATTTCGGCGCTCCGGTCAGCGACAATCAGAATTCGATGTCGGCCGGAAACCCCGGCCCGCTCTTGATCGCGGACTATCATCTGCTTGAGAAAAACGCGCACTTCAATCGCGAGCGCGTACCCGAGCGCGTCGTTCACGCGAAGGGTGCGGGCGCCTTCGGATACTTCGAGGTCACGAATGACGTGACGCCGTACACGAAAGCCGCGCTTTTTGCTTCGAAAGGCAAGCGCACCGAGATGCTCGCGCGGTTTTCGACCGTTGCCGGCGAGCGGGGCGCGGCCGATACCGAACGGGATCCGCGCGGATTCGCTCTCAAGTTTTACACCGAAGAAGGCAACTACGATCTCGTCGGCAACAACACGCCAATTTTCTTTATTCGCGACCCGCTAAAGTTTCCCGATTTCATCCACTCGCAGAAACGGCATCCGCAGACGAACCTGCGCGACAACGATATGCAATGGGATTTTTGGTCGCTCTCTCCCGAGTCCTTACACCAGGTGACCTATCTCATGGGCGATCGCGGCATTCCCCAGTCGCATCAATTCATGAACGGTTACGGCAGCCACACGTATTCGTGGATCAACGCGGACGGCAAGATGGTCTGGGTGAAGTACCACATGAAGACCGAGCAGGGCATCCGTAACTTTACGCGTCAGGAAGCCGCGGCGGTCGTGGCCGCAGATCCCGATTACGCTACGCGCACGCTATTCGACCAAATCGAGAAAGGCGAGCCCGCGTGCTGGAAGATGTACGTGCAGATCATGCCGCTGGAGGATGCCGCGAGCTACCGTTTCGATCCGTTCGATGTAACGAAGGTGTGGTCGCACAAGGACTACCCGCTCCTCGAAGTCGGACGCATCGTGCTCGACAAAAACCCCGATAACTACTTCGCGCAGATCGAACAAGCGGCGTTCGAGCCCTCGAACGTCGTGCCGGGTATTTGGTTTTCGCCCGACAAGATGCTGCAGGGCCGAATATTCGCCTACGCCGACGCGCACCGTTATCGCATCGGACCCAACTATCACCAACTGCCGGTCAATCAAGCCAAGAACGCGCCGGTGCACAACTATGGCCGCGACGGCAATATGAACGCCGGCGAAAACGGCGGCAAGGCGATCAATTACGAGCCGAACAGCCGCAACGGGCCGGTCGAGGCGAAGCAGTTCATGGAACCCAGCCAAGCCGTCGCCGGCGAAACGGGACGCTTCGAGCAGCACGCCGTTCGCAACGATAATTACACGCAACCGGGAGATCTCTATCGCTTGATGGATGCCGGTGCGCAGGATCGCCTAGTCGACGCAGTGGTTACCGGCATGAAGCCGGTGCGTAAAGAAGTGCAGCAGCGTCAGGTTGAGCACTGGCGCAAAGTCGACGCCTCGCTCGGCGAACGCGTGGGGCAAGGGTTGGGATTAGGCCAGCCTGCCCGGACCTAG
- a CDS encoding BTAD domain-containing putative transcriptional regulator, with protein MGLSYPRSGAAAFLAILVALALVSFVLWWYRARKVRRERDRAGAHLARIASALASAQSMQALETLVTVEPALAMKLTFAVLYRSTAGGAFECVATAGPSPPAARRLLPEDPLLVRLRATRREVAESASVAWPIVLRDELYAIVCYGPHRTGADLDLDERAALRGLVAPAERAYAAHAARLESVRKLSEFLQHADAAENRDRLQGYLVDQILESVPEQTRTAIVACALVPDAGAAEIVAVTGDESCAARLDEFGLVSPLIRMESSETYFVHPSLAHVVARRFPDLRHSTILRCASLAGESGRYHRAAELYMLADMREAAMDQLEAALADQSSATVGMGESNSGLVTRLTFEELVHRPHLWIRSCVQRLFRDDVRALLDEANLLAQSADGAALPAFLTQWFAFLHSEAGDWETSRTLLQSLPGCSDLTAFTLARAQTLECAIAGRLGRVGECERMLQSVDRGEFPTPAANVALRALVRAFGVERMRGRWDEERAQLDLAIDSLEMQGSRFVLTALSEAVAGAWLSGNAGDRQRYLASLKRAVERYDAKTLEHFSAAFDGRSYPASGTESPRCLAWAHLAECCDAYDWDTASAFAKKTLGQAVRSHEPFLQMLACLACHAFATGGEGDENLRRAFELADAVDSPELYEAMRAAIAGSEECGMLTAFVSRLRRPREGTGAPLTVEIAAGRVRRGRVPVALSERELAIAVALARSEQPTPAAELAELIWPELDESAALRAVQTTVHRLRQRLQDSKAIRSTARGYSLRADVETDLGEIERFVRATRGDRPLDAFDALRLAAIAARLDASRPAFMANWEWFGPIERRIEEWSRAAKQRLAEDALAGGRADRALFLAHSIIDRDELDEPAREIAIRAYAAAGDLAGARREFRRYRELTLRELRAEPSPELFELLEGGPPE; from the coding sequence ATGGGTTTATCGTATCCGCGCAGCGGCGCCGCCGCATTCCTCGCTATCCTCGTTGCGCTCGCACTCGTTTCGTTCGTTCTCTGGTGGTATCGCGCGCGCAAGGTCCGGCGAGAGCGCGATCGAGCCGGAGCGCACCTCGCGCGCATCGCTTCGGCGCTAGCGAGTGCCCAATCCATGCAAGCACTCGAAACGCTCGTAACCGTCGAACCGGCGCTCGCAATGAAGTTGACGTTCGCGGTGCTGTACCGCTCGACGGCCGGCGGGGCGTTCGAATGTGTCGCGACGGCCGGGCCGTCGCCGCCCGCCGCGCGCCGGCTGCTCCCGGAGGACCCGCTGCTCGTGCGCTTGCGCGCTACGCGCCGCGAGGTGGCCGAGAGCGCGAGCGTAGCTTGGCCGATAGTGCTGCGCGACGAACTCTACGCGATCGTTTGTTACGGTCCGCATCGAACCGGCGCCGATCTCGATCTCGACGAGCGGGCGGCACTGCGGGGACTCGTTGCCCCGGCCGAGCGCGCCTACGCCGCGCACGCCGCCCGCTTGGAAAGCGTGCGCAAGCTTTCGGAGTTTCTCCAACACGCCGACGCAGCGGAAAATCGCGATCGGCTGCAAGGCTATCTCGTCGATCAGATTCTCGAATCGGTTCCCGAACAGACTCGCACGGCGATCGTGGCGTGCGCGCTCGTGCCCGATGCGGGTGCGGCCGAAATCGTCGCCGTTACGGGCGACGAGTCGTGTGCGGCCCGCCTGGACGAGTTCGGTCTCGTCTCGCCTCTGATTCGTATGGAAAGCTCCGAAACGTACTTCGTGCATCCGTCGCTCGCACACGTCGTCGCTCGCCGTTTTCCGGACCTGCGTCACTCGACGATCCTTCGCTGCGCGAGCCTCGCCGGCGAATCGGGCCGATATCATCGCGCCGCCGAACTCTACATGCTCGCCGACATGCGCGAAGCGGCGATGGATCAGTTGGAGGCGGCGCTCGCCGACCAAAGTTCCGCAACGGTTGGAATGGGCGAATCGAACTCTGGATTGGTAACGCGGCTGACGTTCGAAGAACTCGTGCATCGCCCGCATCTCTGGATCCGCTCGTGCGTTCAGCGGCTTTTCCGCGACGACGTGCGCGCGTTGCTCGACGAGGCGAATCTGCTCGCGCAGTCCGCCGATGGCGCCGCGCTGCCGGCATTCTTGACCCAGTGGTTCGCCTTTCTTCATTCGGAAGCCGGGGATTGGGAGACGTCGAGAACGCTCTTGCAAAGTTTGCCCGGCTGCAGCGACCTCACGGCTTTTACGCTGGCGCGCGCGCAAACGCTCGAATGCGCCATTGCGGGACGCTTGGGCCGCGTGGGCGAGTGCGAACGGATGCTGCAGTCGGTCGATCGCGGCGAGTTTCCGACGCCCGCGGCCAACGTCGCACTGCGCGCGCTCGTTCGCGCGTTCGGCGTCGAGCGAATGCGAGGCCGGTGGGACGAGGAACGGGCGCAGCTGGATCTCGCCATCGACTCGCTGGAGATGCAGGGGTCGCGCTTTGTCCTGACGGCCTTGAGCGAAGCGGTCGCCGGTGCGTGGCTCTCGGGAAATGCGGGCGATCGACAGCGTTATCTCGCATCGCTAAAACGGGCCGTCGAGCGCTACGATGCCAAGACGCTCGAACATTTTTCCGCCGCCTTCGACGGACGCTCGTACCCCGCATCCGGAACGGAATCTCCGCGTTGCCTTGCCTGGGCGCATCTCGCTGAGTGTTGCGACGCGTACGATTGGGACACCGCCTCGGCATTTGCCAAAAAGACGCTCGGTCAAGCGGTGCGAAGTCACGAACCGTTCCTTCAAATGCTCGCGTGTCTCGCATGTCACGCGTTTGCGACCGGCGGCGAGGGCGACGAAAACTTGCGGCGCGCTTTCGAACTCGCCGACGCCGTCGATTCCCCGGAACTCTACGAGGCCATGCGAGCCGCGATCGCCGGCAGCGAGGAGTGCGGCATGCTGACGGCGTTTGTATCCCGTCTGCGCAGACCGCGCGAGGGCACGGGCGCTCCGCTCACCGTAGAAATTGCGGCGGGCAGGGTGCGGCGCGGGCGAGTCCCGGTTGCGCTATCGGAGCGCGAACTCGCCATCGCGGTGGCGCTCGCCCGCAGCGAACAGCCGACGCCGGCTGCGGAACTGGCGGAACTTATTTGGCCCGAACTCGATGAATCGGCCGCGCTTCGGGCCGTGCAGACCACGGTCCATCGCCTTCGCCAGCGGCTGCAAGATTCCAAAGCCATCCGAAGTACCGCGCGGGGATACTCGCTGCGAGCCGATGTCGAAACCGACCTCGGCGAGATCGAGCGCTTCGTGCGCGCGACGCGCGGCGATCGGCCGCTCGACGCGTTCGACGCGCTGCGTTTGGCGGCGATTGCCGCACGACTGGACGCTTCGCGACCGGCATTCATGGCCAACTGGGAATGGTTCGGGCCGATCGAGCGACGCATCGAGGAGTGGTCGCGGGCGGCCAAACAGCGGCTCGCCGAGGACGCCTTGGCCGGCGGCCGCGCGGACCGGGCGCTCTTTTTAGCCCACAGCATCATCGACCGAGACGAGTTAGACGAGCCCGCACGCGAGATTGCCATTCGCGCGTACGCGGCGGCGGGCGATCTGGCGGGCGCTCGCCGAGAGTTCCGGCGCTACCGGGAACTGACGCTGCGCGAGTTGCGTGCCGAGCCGTCGCCCGAGCTTTTCGAATTGCTCGAAGGGGGACCGCCGGAGTGA